One Oscillospiraceae bacterium genomic region harbors:
- a CDS encoding branched-chain amino acid ABC transporter permease — protein MTFSLFFQSLINGLNQGAIYALIALGYTMVYGIIRMINFAHGDFIMIGAYTLFYTIPLMVNAGMPAWLAVIIAIAVCAVVGVLVEILAYRPVRKAGPMSALITALAMSIFLENLAMVLFGAKPHNVQAIFSLPTITVGTVALPLNVLLTIAIGLGIMIALQLFVKKTKLGKAMRAVPQDKDASTLVGINVNKIITTTFAIGSGLAAVAALMYCATYPRVTNDMGSMMGMKAFIAAVLGGIGIIPGAMLGGILIGLIEIFVKLFAPGWYEAVTYGTLIVILLVKPSGILGKNVGEKV, from the coding sequence ATGACTTTCTCACTGTTTTTTCAAAGTTTGATAAACGGTCTGAACCAGGGCGCAATCTACGCACTGATTGCCCTGGGCTACACAATGGTTTACGGCATCATCCGCATGATCAACTTCGCCCATGGTGATTTTATCATGATCGGTGCCTACACACTGTTTTATACCATCCCGCTTATGGTCAACGCGGGTATGCCCGCCTGGCTGGCGGTCATCATCGCCATTGCGGTCTGTGCCGTGGTCGGCGTGCTGGTCGAGATTTTGGCTTACCGCCCGGTGCGCAAGGCCGGCCCTATGTCCGCCCTGATTACGGCCCTGGCCATGAGCATCTTTTTGGAAAACCTGGCCATGGTGCTGTTCGGCGCCAAGCCCCATAACGTGCAGGCCATCTTCAGCCTACCCACCATCACGGTCGGCACTGTGGCGCTGCCGTTGAACGTGCTGCTCACCATCGCCATCGGCCTGGGCATCATGATCGCCTTGCAGCTTTTTGTTAAGAAAACCAAGCTCGGCAAAGCGATGCGCGCTGTGCCGCAGGATAAGGACGCGTCCACTCTCGTGGGCATCAACGTCAACAAGATCATCACCACAACGTTTGCCATCGGTTCCGGTCTGGCAGCGGTGGCGGCGCTTATGTACTGCGCCACCTATCCCCGCGTCACCAACGATATGGGTTCGATGATGGGCATGAAAGCCTTCATTGCAGCCGTCCTCGGCGGCATCGGCATCATCCCCGGTGCGATGCTGGGCGGTATCCTGATTGGTCTGATTGAGATTTTTGTCAAGCTGTTTGCCCCCGGTTGGTACGAGGCTGTGACCTACGGGACCCTGATCGTCATCCTGCTGGTCAAACCTTCCGGCATCCTGGGCAAGAACGTTGGCGAGAAAGTGT